A segment of the Populus alba chromosome 9, ASM523922v2, whole genome shotgun sequence genome:
CTTGCAACTCAGTGGAAAGTccttaaaatcctaaaaaacaaattgatttgaaaGAAATCCAATCCTCGTCACCAATTTCTAAAATCCTCAgttatgaaaaatagaaaatgaacaTGTAATCATCCATCATATAAACAtggcaatttttattttcttagcatTGGATTTTGAAGCACCATCAATCCGAATCTAAGCAAACACAAAATTAGAGTTACATATTGAACATCAGAAAGCCGACTTTTCTTAAAATCTGACCAGCCTTAAATATTAGAGCTTTTGATAAATTTAGCATCATAGacaaaatacataataaaattgtcatttttagtTAGCTATCAATATTCAACAAGGCCCAATGCTTTTTCTAAGATGGTATCCTTCTTCCGTATACAGTCAAAGGTGGTCTGGTATGAATACatgttgaaatgaaattttcttGTTATGTTTACGCATTTACAATCTAAGACTCCATTTCCATCGGTTCACAAGCATCAGGCTTGAACTtacttttattttggtttagatAAATTggtgaaatgccacaatcatgcTCTTTGTTACTACGATTCCTTCAACACTTCAAATCTGTGAAAATAAATCTGGACACTTGCGCACCGCATGTGTGAGCAACGTAGATTCAATTTGTAATATTTAGTAAAATGATAATGATTTTGGAAGTCCAACTGGTAGTAGAATTTGTTTCTTGCTATAgaagattttagaattttattttctttgatctTGTATCAACTTTGaaaagcagtttttttttttttttttttgctgagaaAAAAGCTTTGGAGAGGGCTCACTTGCTTATAAATGACATAGacgaaaaacaaaacataaaaagacaACAAGCAAAGAAAGGCAAAGATGTTCTCGAAAAGTTATCATCACAATAACCTTaattcctattttattttttaatattgttttttaatttaatttttttaaacaagtttacaactccttaaatatattataaaaaattaaaattttaaatcaataacataaaataatatatataaataagtcATAACAAtggtaaaaaaacatgataatatttttagtttttagactaggatatatttgtttaattttagtgGTTGAGATTATGGTCGGATACAACAATCCATTTATGCCACCCAAACCTCAACCAGCCCTTCGAAGTGcaaagtttgttttttcttttacctttttgataataatttattattaattgttacTAATGACTCCTTACTGACTTTTCCAAGCAGTAATAGCCAAATAAATACTAAGTCAATCCTTTCCGCAATCAATAAGATAGAATTAAGGAGATATCCTATCAATCAAGTTATAACACGTTTTTAACACCAACTTTTTGGAGTCATTTTTCCACTTGAAGCCTTCAATTTGATCAAGAAGACTTTGACGTTGCTCTATTGTTTTCTTTCACCTTTATATAAGGGAAGAGAAGCAAAAACAATCTTCTGCACGTTCTTATGATGATTGCTTCGTTCAAATCATTGCACTTTCTACTCGGCCTGTTTGTTTCCTTGAAGCTCTTGGCCTTAGCTCAAGAGGAAAACCACTTCATCTATCATGGCTTCACTGGAGCCAACCTGCTCCTCGGCGAGAATGCAAAAATCCATCCAAATGGTCTCTTAGAGCTGACAAACACTTCAAAACAGCAGATTGGCCGTGCTTTCTTCCCATTCCCTTTTCAATTCAACACATCTTTATTCAACAATTCTCGGTCTCTCTCATTCTCTACCCAGTTTGCGTTTGCCATGGTCCCGGAGCTGCCTACACTTGGTGGCCATGGCATGGCCTTCACGATCTCTCCTTCTGTGAACTTCACAGGGGATTTGGCAACTCAGTACCTTGGAATCCTCAATTCTACAAGCAATGGCCTGTCTTCAAACCATCTATTGGCAGTTGAGCTGGATGTAGTTTCAAGCCCGGATCTTAAAGACATCAATAACAACCACGTTGGAATTGATGTAAACAGCTTGATATCCATTGAATCTGCTCCGGTGACCTACTTTTCAGATGAGGAAAAGAAGAATAAGAGCTTGACTCTCATAAGTGGTCATGTGATGCACGTGTGGATAGATTATGATGAAGCAGAGAAGCTACTCAATGTTACAGTTGCTCCTGTCACAAGAACAAAACCAACCTTGCCTCTCTTGTCAACACCTCTCGATCTTTCTTCTGTCATGTTGGATTCTATGTACGTTGGTTTTTCTTCATCTACTGGAGCAGTGGCTAGCAGCCACTATATTCTGGGGTGGAGCTTCAACAGAGGCGGACAAGCTCAAAGTCTAGACGTGTCAAAGTTGCCTACACTTCCTACTCgaagaaaatcaacaaagaaaccACATTTAAGAATTATGGTCCCAGCAATAACAGCAATCATTTTGCTGGTAGCAATCTCTGGTGATGTTTGTATAATAAGGCGGAAGAAATATGAAGAACTGCGCGAAGATTGGGAACAGGAATATGGTCCTCAAAGATTCTCCTACAAGGATTTATACAAAGCAACCAAGGGTTTCACAGACCGTGAGTTGCTGGGATGTGGGGGTTTTGGAAAGGTTTACAGAGGAGTATTGCCTTCTTCCAGTATGCAAGTCGCGGTCAAGAAAGTATCCCATGATTCCAGGCAAGGTACTAAGGAATTCGTTGCTGAGATTGTTAGCATGGGGAGGCTGAGGCACCGGAACTTGGTCCAGCTCTTCGGCTATTGCCGGAGAAAGGGAGAGCTCCTCTTGGTCTATGACTATATGCCCAATGGAAGCCTTGATAAACTCCTATTTCGCAATGACACACCCAGCCTTAACTGGGCTCGGCGATATCAAGTCATCAGGGGAGTTGCGTCTGCCCTTCTTTACCTCCATGAAGAGTGGGAACAGGTTGTTCTGCATAGAGATGTGAAAGCTAGCAATGTTCTGTTAGATGCCGATCTTAACGGACGGCTAGGAGATTTCGGGCTGGCTAAGTTTCATGACCATGGATCAACTCCTCAAACAACTAAAGTGGTTGGAACAGTTGGATATCTTGCACCGGAGATTACTAGAACAGGAAAGTCAACTACCTGCAGCGATGTTTTTTCGTTTGGGACATTTATGCTCGAAGTAACATGTGGAAGGAAGCCTGTAGAGTCAGAGAGACCACCTGAGGAGGTTGTTCTTGTTGACTGGGTACTTGAATGCTGGAATAGAGGTGCCATTCTTGGGACAGTTGATCCTAGACTTGAAGGCAACCACGTGGAGGAAGAAATGGAGTTGGTCTTGAAGCTAGGCCTGCTCTGTACACATCGCACTCCGGCAGCTAGACCTAGCATGAGGCAAGCGGTGCAATATCTGGATGGAAATGCTACTTTACCTGATTTACCACTGCACGGTGCAGGAATCGGTTTAGTTCCAGTTAGCAATGAAGCATCTACAGAACATGTTTTAACAATCCCTTTATCATCAGATGAAATTTCTTCCTATTCCTTGTCCGACTCTGAATCAATCTTCAGTGGTCGTTGAAACAAGCAATGCTTCATGGAGGATTGATTACGTAAATATATACATCAAAACTTGTTCAATGTGAAATATAGATGATCTTGTAGATCTTGACTGGTTATGAGTAGCCGACCCTTTATAAAACTAATTATGTAAAATCATCTAGTAAAATTTAAGTCTGGCCCAACTTTCGCATCTAAATTTAcagatttttcttatcaaactACTTGTTTGAGGTGAAAAAGGCTCAGTTGGAGCTTAGCAATGGGGGCACTGGTGTATGAATGAATCTACATGGTAAATCCATAATACATTTTCGGACCAGCCTATATAAATAAGTCATAACAACGGGAAAAAACGTGATAATATTTCAGTCTTTAATTAGACTAAGGATATGAACCTCTGGAGCAACGATCAAGGAAACCTCGAAgtgcaaagtttttttttttttaatctttttgataATAGTCGAtatcatttataattattaattcgTACTCATGACTCCTTACTGACTTTTCCATGCATCAAAAGCCAAGTAAACTTTTCCAGGCATCAATAGCCAACTCTTTGGAATCATTTTTCCACTTGAAGCCTTCAATTTGATCAAGAAGACTTTGACGTTGctctattgttttcttttaccaATGTGAAACTGAAGaagcaaaaacaatattatgatCGTAATAACTCAACTTTGAATTCTCCAAAATTTTactgaatgttattttatttttatttttattcataaaaatctaaaaaagtttaaaattcaaaaatatattttctcaattCAACCATCTtttccaaaagaagaagaagaagagtttaTTGGATCAATATGGGTCAAATCGTGTCGATCAAGGTAAAAAGATGAGTATCATTCCGTTTGgggttaaaaattattattttcagttAAAACCAAGTCCACCGGATCAATACAAGTCAAATCATGTCGCCcgagataaaaattaaatttcttgttgttttggggcaaaaccattatttttagTCAAAACCAAGCCCAACAAGTTAAAGCAGGTCAAACTATTCCGAccgagataaaaaataaattttgaatcattttgagtcaaaactgttatttttggttaaaatcCGATCCGCCATGTTGATactaatcaaaaaaatattataactttttatttaaaaaaaaaaaacaattaaaaataacctttttctttttcttgaaagaatattttaaaaatgatgttttactTTCAATTTATCATAATCAAAGCTGAATTTCTAATTACTTTAAACTTAGTAAATTACGAACTCCAATCAAATCTTCATTTtacctaaataattttttttattacaaaaaaaaaaactggagcCGCGCCGTGTATAACAATTCTCCGGTCTCTCTCATTCTCTACCCAGTTTGCGTTTGCCATGGTCCCTGAACTGCCAACACTTGGTGGCCAAGGCATGGCCTTCACCATCTCTCCATCTGTGGACTTCACAGGGGCTATGGCAGCTCAGTACTTTGGAATCCTCAATTCTACAAGCAATGGCCTGCCTTCAAACCATCTATTGGCAGTTGAGCTGGATGCATTTCAAAGCCTGGATCTTAAAGACATCAATGACAACCACGTTGGAATTGATGTAAACAGCTTGATATCCATTGAATCTGCTCCGGTGACCTACTTTTCAGATGAGGAAAAGGAGAATAAGAGCTTGACTCTCATAAGTGGTCATGTGATGCACGTGTGGATAGATTATGATGAAGCAGAGAAGCTACTCAATGTTACCGTTGCTCCTGTCACAAGAACAAAACCAACCTTGCCTTTCTTGtctgttggtgggagaaaccactggtggtggctttgaaacactcagaggggataaaacacaaagttttatttcaaaaacacaagcttacaattaattaacacaaaagcttaataaCAATACAcgccatctctctctctttctagtgtttttctctattctctccacacaatataacataagctgagtactctatttatacacgaattcaaaataagaaaattcaaactttcaagtgtgaaggcggctggcggctgcagGTGTGgaggcggctggtggctggctggctggtggttgccttccttgaccttctagattgagtttaggTTCAACAAAtgtcccctttaaactcaatcgagggatgtcatgccaaaCATGAACTTTAATTGGATAAATACTTCTCTCTTCAAAGGCTTTGTGAAGATGTCTGCAACTTGATCAATTGTGTTGCAAGATATCAGTTGgacttcttcattcttcacatGTTCCCGGATAAAGTGATGACGTGTATCAATATGTTTGCTCCTTTCATGATACACTGGATTCTTTGCCAATGCGATTGCTGATCGATTGTCAATATAAATCTTCGTAGGATTTTCTTAaggaaatcccaaaaactttagcatattccttaaccatattgaGTGACATATGGCTGAGTTGGCAGCAACATATTCAGCTTCACAGCTTGATAACGTTACAatcgattgcttcttggatgaccatgtgaaagatgtgtctcccatgaaaaaaacaaaccctgttgtgcttttcctttcatccaaatctctaccccaatcactatccgagtaacctacaagattaaagtctttacttgaggtataaaacataccttcattcattgtgcctttgatgtagcgaagaattctcttgGCTGCATTCAAGTGAGACTGGTCTGGCGTCTCCATGTATCTGCTGATGAATCCGACTCCGTAGAGTATATCCGGtctggtacatgtcaagtacctCAAGCTTCCTGctaagcttttgaagtaagttggatcaacatttccaaccttactcttcctcaattccactccattctcaactggagttgataccggattgcagctttccatcttgaaccttccaagaatatctttggcgtaaccgctttgggatacaaaaatcccttcttctttctgcgttacttctaagccaagaaaatgtgacattagaccaatgtcagtcatctcaaactcctgtaccatgctttgtttgaagtcttcaaacatgGTAGGGTTATTGCCAGTGAAtatcaaatcatcaacatataggcacGCAAATAAGATGCTGCCATCTGcttctttcttcacatatattgcgtgttcatatggacatttttcaaatccattatcttgaaaatacctgtcaattctggtattccaagcatgcggagcttgcttcaaaccgtaAAGAGCTTTTttcaacttgtatactttgccttcattttcagcTTCAATGTATCCAAatggttgttcaacatagatcTCTTCTTCTAGGAAGCCATTCAGAAATGCTGACTTCACATCGAGTTGATAAATCTTCAATTTATGTTGTGCAGTtagtgagatcatcagtctGATTGTCTCTAGCCTGGCTACTagagcaaatacttctccatagtcaatgccttctctctgtttgtagcctttagccactaatctggctttgtatctttgcacttctccttttgcattcttcttcgtcttgtagacccatttgacacctattgctttcttgttttctggtagataagtcagcttctgacacgaccaaaagcttgatgtcttctcccaagtgcaggagtgtcgaagtaataaataacctggcaagaccgaggtcgaaccacagagaggttaattgtataaattataaataacaatgcaacaataacaataataacgataataataacaatagtagtactagtaatagtaataataataataataataatactcagtacgtggcgttgttatacctgagaatgatctaaaagatcgggtcacaggtttccagcctatatactgagtttatgaacaaataataataataataacaacaacaacaacaacaacaacaacaacaacaacaacaacaacaataaagaagagaaggaagaaattaatgagaactttgagttgaaagattaatgtaaggattaaacaacgataaaaataaatgtcaaggttagaggatccactaatggtacttcaaacaagtataatataaactcttattactcaattggaaaccacacataaaggaggttccaatcagattataaattgttaacatgactacattagttatcttattcgaataaagctaatacttgtaaatgttggcaggcattcatgattataacttatgttaacaacaaatcaagttcctttcatagctcaggtgtcggttataccatacaatatgggctatgaaagtaccaagcatttgttgtaccaagtgttatacaacataaatctaaattaaccatttaacaagcaaagtattaaaagtgaacaagataacaaatataaaacatgttagtatccaacgttaaggtccatgttaagtttatattatacttattcttacaccattagtgtacccttttcaccttgacataattaacttagctaaacataatgaaagaaagaaacatagatgaacaagataagaacataaatgagaaagaagttaactaagtaaaggaaaggaaatgaagtgcataaacttaatattaatgaaagcaaaacataagcaatacaaagagagaaagcaagagcatgatcttgatctggaaaccaagatgcctcaatacatggtaagtgcctccttttataggccaaaatttggaactattgatttgttaattaattgatgagtgggtggccacatcttgacttggtgacaatccttatcttcttgtctgaacaagacgtcattgctaacatcataatttgcccagaatcctcaggaatgttctaggaaattgtctcagctttccaacaaaaaaaggatgaggtcatttggacttctagaactcaagatatgggctgaacactaaatagtgtctgggttgcaggacagcttcggacttcttcgttgttccttcagtttggacttcaaaacggcctttttaaatattgggctcctcatgaaagttgtaggcctttgtcttacctttccatccatataaaatggacctaaatccgagatctaaagctccagatatgatccaattaccgagcaatgttccggtttggattgcaccggcatctcttttctaagtttggccatctctttgtcctttcactttcaatacttaaactcatcaatcaatccttttatttatgtgataggcctgcatttaaaatgagcatttaccataaattaaggtatcttatagtatcaaacttgttattataaaacatgctttagttaagaagttattgatacttcaagtgcaaaatgatgatataaaaacattgataaaacatgcacttttaagtactaatcacaccccccaaccagcttattactagtccctagtaatctaaagcgttaaaatagagaaacaatttgcaagtttcacaaagcaaggcattcatcattcaacttccattaatctatccagataaacaaactctcattaaatttatattactgcttcatacttcttaaacaagatattaataaaccttctttttatgtgctcaatatatgaaaatatagatgatggggcttttgttggaagaaaacaatattatgttcaaatgtttaaggtgaacttccttgggttgggattattattattattacttttttttttttctttttttttataattttatttatatacacatacaacttaaaacataatgtatctttaacccatgtaacgagttttaggctaatgactcccagaccagttggtcttagggcattaggtgttgagacacccctacgagcttaacaactcaggttgcagatactgatacgtagatagtgcaatgtttgattcccttaagcttttttctttaacccatgtaacaagctttgggtcaatagctcccaagtcagttgactttagggtattaggtgttaaaacaccccttcgggcttaattgcttaggttagggaggctacgaaaccaaacttatctacgtttttattatcatcaatattatcaatatatattttttttttgcaaattatatactatccctttcccttagttgttaccttcaacaaaagaacataaataatgtaataatccaatgtgcaacccacaatcatatgttaaagtgtgtgtgtgaaaatgaaggtttaataatacttgttaaatgagtatatgagcagaatcaagtgataacaatgcaagagtttgtaaacctgaatatttcaagaagtattctaataggctttgttatgaatattgcaaataaccattagaaatttttttactatgatgcgtctcaagaataattcctctttactctgccatccaagtaaaacagttttgccaaatggttttttaaaaacaacaaagagttagttggttagtttttttttttttaaactactaccctcttcCCCCAACCAAAaagagacattgtcctcaatgtcctaaggtagaaagatagagtatagaagacatcacctgaaacaacgaacaatgacaaacctgaaacacacttaaacaaatataagaagtaacaaaacaaaacaatatgttattaataaaaccaaaagacacaaggtttcacagatgaaggctcaaatctaatctaagatttttacggcttttcttaactgaccaatctaggcgacttatgcaaggatcaatgacagggatgaaagattgtagttggtcaatcaattgttcagcagtagcagcagagattatgatttgtcgtgctgaagatgttagaaattcctgttccacagtttgatcaaggaaagacagcaacttatcataaaaaccattaacatttaacaaacctataggtttatggtgaatgtgcagttgggcccaagatgaaatatgaaagatatctttcaatgtgcccagaccacctggtaaggcaatgaaggcatcaacatggctaaacatggcattcagtcgatcagacattgttgggacctgtagttcctctccaattatttttccaatgatgtccccatttgctaaagctttggggacaacccccaaaacttgactgcctcctaaaaatgcagccattgacacatctcccattaacccaaggctgcctcccccatacactaaatgaatctttctctcagctaatacctgaccaagatgatttgctgattctaaaaactctttttctttcccaggactggatccaccgaaaacacaaatatttcttatgtgatgacttgaggaacctgccatttctacacacttctatatttgatgaatgtatgggatgagtaaaaatgaagggaaggaagagaagaatttatagatgaaaaagtgaaaatgcaatcataccacctatatgtaggccagctgtagtctcacactctctctttttatttatttatttcgacaaagcatgtatgtacaggtagttgtgattgtggctcacatctttccttggttttacatccaagaacgacttaaacgctctctatgggtcggggataggctttccatccagttttcttaaaaactggcaaacagggtcttttttagtcagattcccaagactaagtcgatcatgttctttatggaattgtggctataaatcatgaattacacgatgcacatctccactaggatgcgtctcaaggatcaacaaaagattatctaaagacctcTTACTTAGGCCATccttaattaattgtattttatcttcatggtttacagataccattcctaaagaatgacatgtcgcattacaagtccatctggcacatctgtgacagactttcagtcgttttgcacgacgtttctttgcaaaagtgcttttacctgttccaagcatgtatgaaatgaaagaattggaggactcacctgataatcggaccgttgcttcaatcagccaacaaatatcttcaggaattccatggttcattaacaacctcaatctttcacacctagcacgataaatttttgtaatcgcattctgaggcagagcaggaaaatactttttcaatttttcaagagtggtgtccattttcaaatgagaattggatgggagattcaaagaaaaaagaaagagcagaaaattgcacaattatatacacagatatcagttatcatgggaaactgaaagaaccgacttaagagtcacggagtaccgttatccgccatttgaccggggtgagagaaactagcaaaacaaaagatacaccaaaacaaacacaaaacaatgtgagaaaaagaatcaatctttatatacaggatcactcaattcagtagagtcattttcaactgaaaaattgtcaaaataaactttcaaccgatgcccatttaccttgaaaacattgccattctttggattctcgatatcacaggccccatatggatacacatgtttcacaataaaaggaccgctccatcttgatcttagttttccaagaaataaatggagtcgaga
Coding sequences within it:
- the LOC118034652 gene encoding L-type lectin-domain containing receptor kinase SIT2-like, which codes for MMIASFKSLHFLLGLFVSLKLLALAQEENHFIYHGFTGANLLLGENAKIHPNGLLELTNTSKQQIGRAFFPFPFQFNTSLFNNSRSLSFSTQFAFAMVPELPTLGGHGMAFTISPSVNFTGDLATQYLGILNSTSNGLSSNHLLAVELDVVSSPDLKDINNNHVGIDVNSLISIESAPVTYFSDEEKKNKSLTLISGHVMHVWIDYDEAEKLLNVTVAPVTRTKPTLPLLSTPLDLSSVMLDSMYVGFSSSTGAVASSHYILGWSFNRGGQAQSLDVSKLPTLPTRRKSTKKPHLRIMVPAITAIILLVAISGDVCIIRRKKYEELREDWEQEYGPQRFSYKDLYKATKGFTDRELLGCGGFGKVYRGVLPSSSMQVAVKKVSHDSRQGTKEFVAEIVSMGRLRHRNLVQLFGYCRRKGELLLVYDYMPNGSLDKLLFRNDTPSLNWARRYQVIRGVASALLYLHEEWEQVVLHRDVKASNVLLDADLNGRLGDFGLAKFHDHGSTPQTTKVVGTVGYLAPEITRTGKSTTCSDVFSFGTFMLEVTCGRKPVESERPPEEVVLVDWVLECWNRGAILGTVDPRLEGNHVEEEMELVLKLGLLCTHRTPAARPSMRQAVQYLDGNATLPDLPLHGAGIGLVPVSNEASTEHVLTIPLSSDEISSYSLSDSESIFSGR